A single window of Aspergillus flavus chromosome 4, complete sequence DNA harbors:
- a CDS encoding Frag1/DRAM/Sfk1 family-domain-containing protein encodes MSTNPLVRCYDSAWFLLHIFILNIPPSRLFLFPALAGSVWFLTLASLLSIWLAHGMPQYPGQSNQHVAFISDIASFELKPLFLIGASITAVGFVTTVSAVHVVRYEPGFALVKCPVTNNRNGNGEHGLTGHRSSYHSHCGHHDSYSEDEEDHETTRTLKLISLLAIFAAAVASIALILLAVMDTFRYKSAHHLFLQVCFAGLAIQSACTAIVYSNEVLGFVSYVYHLGVWQHNWGRRSLRVRVFASLSTALIITEVFLGVAFISLTVPEEIASYRKAGILEWIIAFLGTIYLWLFCGFLDRTNFDGYVPSVLYSPPIQRKDIEPPESLPGQIRNWDPERAPLVEGPSGGRYT; translated from the exons ATGAGTACAAACCCTCTCGTCCGCTGTTATGATTCAGCctggtttcttctccatatctTCATTCTCAACATTCCCCCAAGTCgactctttctcttcccagcGTTAGCTGGCTCGGTCTGGTTTCTGACTCTGGCGTCCCTACTGTCAATATGGCTCGCCCACGGAATGCCTCAATACCCGGGACAAAGTAACCAGCATGTTGC CTTCATCTCCGACATAGCGTCTTTCGAGTTGAAGCCACTTTTTCTCATCGGTGCTTCTATCACAGCCGTGGGTTTCGTGACCACCGTTTCTGCGGTTCATGTAGTGCGCTATGAGCCGGGATTCGCTTTGGTGAAATGTCCTGTAACCAACAACCGTAATGGCAATGGCGAACATGGTCTTACTGGGCATCGCAGTTCGTACCATAGTCACTGTGGCCATCATGACTCCTAcagcgaggatgaagaggaccATGAAACTACGAGAACCCTAAAGCTTATCTCTCTGCTAGCCATCTTCGCTGCCGCCGTGGCTAGTATCGCGCTGATTTTACTGGCGGTCATGGATACCTTTCGGTATAAGAGCGCACatcacctcttcctccaggtcTGTTTCGCTGGTCTGGCGATACAATCTGCTTGTACTGCTATTGTATATTCGAACGAGGTACTCGGGTTTGTGTCATATGTCTACCATCTGGGTGTATGGCAACACAAttgggggaggagaagtttACGAGTTAGAGTGTT TGCCTCCCTCTCAACAGCCTTGATCATTACAGAAGTCTTCCTGGGAGTGGCTTTCATCTCTCTGACTGTACCTGAGGAAATCGCAAGCTATCGAAAGGCAGGGATCCTTGAATGGATTATTGCATTCCTGGGAACTATCTATCTTTGGTTATTTTGTGGGTTCCTCGACCG AACCAATTTCGACGGCTACGTCCCAAGCGTGCTTTACAGTCCCCcaatacaaagaaaagatatcgaACCACCCGAAAGCTTACCGGGCCAGATACGGAATTGGGACCCTGAGCGCGCCCCCCTAGTTGAGGGA